Genomic segment of Thermococcus sp.:
AGAATTTTACATAAGGGACATGTCATCTGAGGACATTCCGCATTTGCTAAGGTATCTTCGCTTTATCACAAGCGGAACATTTTCTCTTCATGGGAGAGGAGAGAGTGAAGAGTTCAAGATAACTGTTGGAGGTGACCTCGTTAAGAGTATTGAACATGAGAGCTCAGGGGGAAGTGCCATTATCGAAGTTAACAAGCCGTTGCTCGATGTTAGCGAGGAAGATTTCTCAGGCCTCGAGCTCGGGGGGGAGTACCTCCTCAGGGTTGTTCTTTGAAACTTTCTTCTCAAACTTCCATGCCTCGTAGATGAAAAACGCCAAGCCCATCGCCACTCCCCCGAGAACGAACGGAACCCTGCTCGGCAGTGGAAGTCCGCGGTGCCACTTGTGGAGGAGATAGTTCTGGTAAAGGAACAGGTAGCCGAGCCACGCTATTATGAGGGCCTCGACGCCGTATTCAATCAACTTCTTCTCTTTATCTCCCATCTTCACCACGGGAAAGGTTAAAAACGAGCCGTTAAAAACCCTTCCCATGCAGGAACCTGACCTCAGTTATTTTCCCTACGAATCACTCAGACCGAATCAGGCTGAATTCATAGAGCTCGTCCGCGAGACCGCCGAGAGGGGAGAGAATGCGATAATCGAGGCTCCAACGGGTTTTGGGAAGACCGTAAGTGTTCTGGCAGGAGTTCTCCCCGTTGCCAAGGAGCTCGGGTTGAAAGTTCTCTATCTGGCGAGGACCCACAGGCAGATGGACAGGGTTATAGAGGAGCTCAAGGCGATAAACCGGAAGGCAAAGGTCTCTGGCATCGAGCTGAGGAGCAGGAAAGAGCTCTGCCTTCACAACTACCTAACCAGGTTCACGAACGACGCATACACCGCCATGATAGTCTGTAAGAATCTGAAAAAGCTCGGCAAGTGCGAGTTCTACGAAAACGAGAAGAGGAAAAAAGCCGAGTTCAACGAGCTCGTCAACTTCTTCCTCGAGAGTCCATCCCATCCATCGGAGATTTTAAGCTACGCCGAAACGCTCGAGCTCTGCCCCTACGATTTGACCAAGAGGATAGCCGAGAAAGCGGACGTCATAGTTGCGAGCTACCTCTACGCGATAAGTCCGAGCATAAGGGAGAGCCTAATAAGCTCGCTCGGCGTTGATTATTCCGACTTGATAATCGTCTTTGATGAAGCCCACAACCTGCCCGACCAGGCGATTTCGGCTTTAAGCGACAGGCTGAGCATTCACACGGTCAACAGGGCCATCAAAGAGGCCGACGAATACAGGGAGAATGAAATAGCGAACTTTCTGAGCATATTCGCAAAGGGCCTGGAGTTGCTCTTCAACGAAAGGCTCTCAGACAGGGAGATTAAGGAAACTCCCATTCAGCCGGAGCTAGTCTTTGCGCACCTCATAAACACCCTGGAAATAAGCTCACGCTGGCTCGTCAAGACCCTCAACGAGATGGTCTCCATCGGAGAGGCGATAAGGGAGGACAGGATAGAGAAGGGAAAGCCACCGAGGAGCTACATCGGTAGAGTTGGAGAGTTCCTGCTCCTCTGGTTTTCG
This window contains:
- a CDS encoding helicase C-terminal domain-containing protein, which gives rise to MQEPDLSYFPYESLRPNQAEFIELVRETAERGENAIIEAPTGFGKTVSVLAGVLPVAKELGLKVLYLARTHRQMDRVIEELKAINRKAKVSGIELRSRKELCLHNYLTRFTNDAYTAMIVCKNLKKLGKCEFYENEKRKKAEFNELVNFFLESPSHPSEILSYAETLELCPYDLTKRIAEKADVIVASYLYAISPSIRESLISSLGVDYSDLIIVFDEAHNLPDQAISALSDRLSIHTVNRAIKEADEYRENEIANFLSIFAKGLELLFNERLSDREIKETPIQPELVFAHLINTLEISSRWLVKTLNEMVSIGEAIREDRIEKGKPPRSYIGRVGEFLLLWFSLIGREDYLFLLSREKGLSLELVALDPSRALTFLHDVHSAFFISGTLTPLEAFRDVMGIERARLKKFPRIVKRENAQVLVAKDVSTRGEERSLAVYKKMVDYIVEAVKLIPKNVGVFTASYEVLQGLLSANLQVRLEETGKAVFIERQGVSSSENDAMVASFKAHAKGNGAVLLGVMGGRNSEGQDYSGDEMNGVILVGIPYARPTPRVQAQIRYFERKFPGKGRYYGYYLPAHRKLVQAAGRVHRSAEEKGSIIILDYRVLWRNVKKDFPDWMVETMRPVDLARMRLYLKRFWFSGL